Proteins encoded in a region of the Flammeovirga yaeyamensis genome:
- a CDS encoding WG repeat-containing protein encodes MKLTLINYLLLSFFTISIAQAQEKLIPFKEGDLWGYKNQNKKVVISPQYQAVQTFKFNTAIVTDKQGKVGLINTEGDWELKPKYQEITNTLNEQVFIVQNQKSQKGVLHRVGKELIPFEYDSIFVFDNKNNYIVCKDDKYGIYNTDLEYWKLPLRYYQLAFDDNRILRVVEDDLMGFLEPESFAVISTPQVVMNKTRGGKKVVSFNFDQGSEETIVQTSAGFNILNKHGQLLLPKGINKKLKKIDIASYNANAYKIPSNAKYIVNDNVYLKTSKGQFEEKALETFKMYQVDPENPNIKRSDNGKYYLINDGKKVSKEYDSLFVYSHDFLQGWNYNKKKNKYDKSLVIADIMDENIGKEVAEGYQAMISYSTSEETDDYNWAIMVSANSQQGIFDLDTKKYVVDMDYDQINTRYLEKYNLLLIGNNEDNYAIYDVSINKQVTDMKYQPIIDSSTEDMGYLLFQRKGSQKESVKVLDFYSIKNKKITGRTIDGYQIRKRAKKGTLAVSKNTYGWETDLAFEVSEYAPQNYQYIYYKDHGKGNVGVGFLDKDLNVIIPADYASISFSGSKDNYLKVTDFDFNEGVIDMNGKTIVEFGKYKSIGLVSDGVLPVVNYDNQEQFIDLDSKNLTIKD; translated from the coding sequence ATGAAACTCACCCTAATAAATTATTTACTTTTATCTTTTTTCACAATATCAATTGCTCAGGCACAAGAAAAATTGATTCCTTTTAAAGAAGGTGATTTATGGGGATATAAAAATCAAAACAAAAAAGTAGTCATATCACCTCAATATCAAGCGGTTCAAACATTTAAGTTTAACACGGCTATTGTTACAGATAAACAAGGAAAGGTAGGTTTGATTAATACTGAAGGGGATTGGGAATTAAAACCTAAATATCAAGAAATCACCAATACGCTAAATGAACAGGTTTTTATTGTTCAAAATCAGAAATCACAAAAAGGAGTTCTTCACCGAGTAGGGAAAGAACTTATACCTTTTGAATACGACAGTATTTTTGTCTTCGACAATAAGAATAATTATATCGTTTGTAAAGACGATAAATACGGCATCTATAACACCGATTTAGAATATTGGAAACTACCGCTTCGTTATTATCAATTAGCTTTTGATGATAATCGAATATTAAGAGTGGTTGAGGATGATCTTATGGGATTTTTAGAACCCGAATCATTTGCTGTTATTAGTACTCCTCAGGTTGTAATGAATAAAACAAGGGGCGGAAAAAAAGTAGTTTCTTTTAATTTTGATCAAGGTAGTGAGGAAACTATAGTTCAAACTTCTGCTGGCTTCAATATTCTAAATAAACATGGTCAATTACTACTTCCAAAAGGAATAAATAAAAAACTAAAGAAAATTGATATTGCCTCATACAATGCAAATGCTTACAAAATTCCTTCAAATGCTAAGTACATAGTAAACGATAATGTCTATTTAAAAACATCGAAAGGTCAATTTGAAGAGAAAGCATTAGAAACCTTTAAGATGTATCAGGTAGATCCAGAAAATCCGAATATAAAAAGGTCAGATAATGGAAAGTACTACCTTATCAACGATGGAAAGAAAGTTTCTAAAGAATACGATAGTCTTTTTGTTTACAGCCATGATTTCTTACAGGGTTGGAATTACAATAAAAAGAAAAATAAATATGACAAGTCCTTAGTCATTGCCGATATCATGGACGAAAATATTGGCAAAGAGGTAGCAGAAGGGTACCAAGCCATGATTTCTTATTCTACATCAGAGGAAACTGATGATTACAATTGGGCAATTATGGTGAGTGCCAATAGCCAACAAGGAATATTTGATTTAGATACGAAAAAATATGTAGTGGATATGGATTACGACCAAATCAATACTCGATATCTAGAAAAATACAATCTACTATTAATAGGAAATAATGAGGATAATTATGCCATTTATGATGTAAGTATCAATAAGCAAGTGACAGATATGAAATATCAACCCATAATTGATTCTTCTACCGAAGACATGGGGTATTTATTATTTCAAAGAAAGGGTAGTCAGAAAGAATCAGTAAAGGTATTAGACTTTTATTCTATCAAAAACAAAAAAATAACAGGTCGTACGATCGATGGCTATCAAATCCGAAAAAGAGCCAAAAAAGGAACTTTAGCTGTTTCTAAAAATACTTATGGATGGGAAACAGATCTTGCTTTTGAAGTGAGTGAGTATGCTCCTCAAAATTATCAATACATTTACTATAAAGATCACGGTAAAGGTAATGTTGGGGTTGGCTTCCTAGACAAAGATTTAAATGTGATTATACCTGCTGATTACGCTTCTATTTCGTTTAGTGGAAGTAAAGATAATTACCTCAAAGTAACTGACTTTGACTTTAATGAAGGGGTGATTGATATGAACGGAAAAACTATTGTAGAATTCGGAAAGTACAAATCGATTGGCTTAGTTTCTGACGGTGTTTTACCGGTAGTAAATTATGACAACCAAGAACAATTTATTGATCTTGATTCCAAAAATCTTACAATAAAAGACTGA